In Bacteroidia bacterium, one genomic interval encodes:
- a CDS encoding alpha/beta fold hydrolase: protein MSLDLFYRSIGKGQPLIILHGLFGLNDNWQSFSKQITENDIAVYAVDLRNHGSSPHNSVFDYDSMADDVFAFILKHDLQNVTIMGHSLGGKVAMKLALKHQEILKSLIVVDIAPRYYAPHHQQIIKALQAVDLDTVNTRTEADHILSGYLDDAGVKMFLLKNLYWKGDRLQWRFNLHVIAEKIDSVGERIASEEKYEGKTLFIRGEKSNYITDDDKPEILNLFPKAEIKTCANAGHWVHADNPECMLATVRDFLS from the coding sequence ATGTCGCTTGATTTATTTTATCGTAGCATTGGTAAGGGTCAACCGCTAATAATCTTACATGGTTTGTTCGGATTGAATGATAACTGGCAATCTTTTTCAAAACAAATAACTGAAAATGATATTGCTGTTTATGCTGTTGATTTAAGAAATCATGGAAGCTCGCCACACAACTCTGTTTTTGATTACGATTCAATGGCTGATGATGTTTTTGCATTCATCCTTAAACATGATTTACAAAATGTAACCATCATGGGACATTCTCTCGGTGGCAAAGTAGCTATGAAGTTAGCATTGAAGCATCAGGAAATATTAAAATCTTTGATAGTTGTTGATATTGCACCTCGCTATTATGCGCCACATCATCAGCAGATAATTAAAGCACTTCAGGCTGTTGATCTCGATACTGTCAACACTCGCACAGAGGCCGATCATATTTTATCTGGCTACCTTGATGATGCCGGAGTAAAAATGTTTTTGCTTAAAAATTTATATTGGAAAGGCGACCGCTTGCAATGGCGTTTTAATCTACATGTGATTGCAGAAAAAATTGATTCAGTAGGCGAAAGAATTGCTTCAGAAGAAAAATACGAAGGCAAGACACTATTTATTAGAGGAGAAAAATCGAATTACATTACCGATGATGATAAGCCGGAAATTTTAAACTTATTTCCGAAAGCAGAAATAAAAACCTGTGCGAACGCCGGACACTGGGTTCATGCCGACAACCCGGAATGTATGCTTGCCACCGTGCGTGACTTTTTAAGTTAA
- the leuS gene encoding leucine--tRNA ligase: MDYQFRETEKKWQQYWAVNKTFKVENNSDKPKFYVLDMFPYPSGAGLHVGHPLGYIASDIYARYKRLKGFNVLHPMGYDSFGLPAEQYAIQTGQHPAITTEANIHRYREQLDKMGFSFDWDREVRTSDSSYYKWTQWIFLKLFDAWYNNKSNRAESLDTLIVEFEKNGNKDISAVHDEIEIFTAAQWKNFNESEKSGILMAYRLAYLGEAYVNWCPALGTVLANDEVKDGLSERGGHPVERKLMKQWSMRITAYAERLLQGLENIDWSDSLKEAQRNWIGKSVGTTIKFALQDSDEFIEVFTTRPDTLFGVSFVTLAPEHELVDKITSPTHRAEVQDYVTKTKNRNERERQSDVTRISGKFTGSYAIHPFTGNKIPVWIGDYVLAGYGTGAVMAVPAHDERDYRFATHFDLNKPQVIEPTVIHDFGKSSWDVKEGKLINSDFLNGLDVSTAISRCIAEIEKQNLGKGKTNYRLRDAVFGRQRYWGEPIPIYYKDNIPVAIPENELPLVLPEVDKFLPTETGEPPLARAKNWKYKNLFPLETTTMPGWAGSSWYFLRYMDANNSNAFASAEALSYWNNVDLYIGGSEHATGHLLYVRFWTKALKDLRHINIDEPAQKLINQGMIQGTSCMVHREVASNKIISSGLKSNYNTTLIHIDVNLVDNTEVDIEGLRNWRDDFATAEFVTENGKLICETAVEKMSKRWYNVVTPDLICENYGADCLRMYEMFLGPLEQSKPWNTNGIAGVSNFLRKLWKLYHNNGKFEVSNEAATKSELKTLHKTIKKVQEDIEKFSFNTSVSTFMICVNELTEQKCNKREVLEPLAIILSPYAPHIAEELWQLLGHNTTVSGATFPQWNEMYLIENEFDYPVSVNGKTRFKIQLPLSIGKEEIEKQVMASAEMQKWTNGNAPKKVIVVPGRIVNVVI; the protein is encoded by the coding sequence ATGGACTATCAATTCAGGGAAACAGAAAAAAAATGGCAGCAATATTGGGCTGTAAACAAAACATTTAAGGTTGAGAATAATTCAGACAAGCCAAAGTTTTATGTGTTGGATATGTTCCCCTACCCTTCCGGTGCCGGGCTCCATGTTGGCCATCCGTTAGGATATATAGCATCAGATATTTATGCGCGTTATAAAAGACTGAAAGGTTTTAATGTATTGCACCCTATGGGGTATGATTCATTTGGATTGCCGGCAGAACAATATGCAATACAAACTGGGCAGCACCCTGCTATTACTACAGAAGCAAACATTCATCGCTATCGTGAGCAGTTGGATAAGATGGGCTTTTCTTTTGATTGGGACAGAGAAGTGCGCACCTCTGACTCCTCCTACTATAAATGGACACAATGGATTTTTTTAAAACTGTTCGATGCATGGTATAATAATAAAAGCAATCGTGCCGAATCACTTGATACGCTGATTGTAGAATTTGAAAAAAACGGCAACAAAGATATTAGTGCTGTTCACGATGAGATAGAAATATTTACTGCAGCACAATGGAAAAACTTTAATGAATCAGAAAAAAGTGGAATACTGATGGCTTATCGCCTTGCATACCTTGGCGAAGCTTATGTAAACTGGTGTCCTGCTTTAGGCACCGTATTGGCCAATGACGAAGTAAAGGACGGCCTTAGTGAGCGTGGTGGTCATCCTGTAGAACGCAAACTGATGAAACAATGGAGCATGCGCATTACAGCCTATGCTGAACGTTTGTTACAAGGATTAGAAAATATTGATTGGAGCGATTCATTGAAAGAAGCACAGCGCAACTGGATAGGAAAATCAGTCGGAACAACCATCAAATTTGCTTTGCAGGATTCTGATGAATTCATTGAAGTTTTTACTACACGACCCGATACATTATTTGGTGTTTCGTTTGTAACTTTAGCTCCGGAACATGAGTTGGTTGATAAAATCACATCACCAACACATCGTGCAGAAGTGCAGGATTATGTTACCAAAACAAAAAACCGCAACGAACGCGAACGTCAGTCTGATGTTACACGAATCAGTGGTAAATTTACTGGTAGCTATGCCATTCATCCTTTTACAGGAAATAAAATTCCAGTTTGGATTGGCGACTATGTACTTGCCGGTTACGGCACTGGCGCAGTGATGGCTGTTCCTGCGCATGATGAACGTGACTATCGTTTTGCAACACATTTTGACCTCAATAAACCACAAGTAATAGAACCAACTGTAATACATGACTTTGGCAAAAGCTCATGGGATGTTAAAGAAGGAAAATTAATTAACTCCGATTTTTTAAATGGCTTGGATGTTAGCACTGCCATTAGCCGATGCATAGCGGAAATAGAAAAACAAAATCTGGGTAAAGGAAAAACAAACTATCGTCTGCGTGATGCTGTATTTGGCCGTCAGCGTTATTGGGGTGAGCCCATTCCGATTTATTATAAAGACAATATTCCGGTAGCTATTCCTGAGAATGAATTACCTCTGGTGCTACCGGAAGTAGATAAATTTTTACCAACAGAAACCGGTGAGCCGCCATTGGCCAGAGCCAAAAACTGGAAATACAAAAATCTGTTTCCTTTAGAAACCACAACCATGCCGGGATGGGCAGGGAGCAGTTGGTATTTTTTGCGTTATATGGATGCAAACAACAGCAATGCTTTTGCCTCTGCAGAGGCATTGAGCTATTGGAACAATGTTGATCTTTATATTGGTGGCAGCGAACATGCAACCGGACACTTGTTGTATGTACGCTTTTGGACTAAGGCACTAAAAGATTTAAGACACATAAACATTGACGAGCCTGCACAAAAGTTAATCAATCAGGGTATGATACAAGGCACCTCATGTATGGTGCATCGCGAAGTTGCAAGCAATAAAATTATTTCGTCTGGATTAAAATCTAATTACAATACTACACTCATACATATTGATGTTAATTTGGTGGACAACACAGAAGTTGACATTGAAGGTCTGAGAAATTGGAGAGATGACTTTGCAACAGCTGAATTTGTGACGGAGAATGGAAAACTGATTTGTGAAACTGCCGTTGAAAAGATGAGTAAACGGTGGTATAATGTTGTAACCCCTGACTTGATTTGTGAAAATTATGGTGCAGATTGTTTACGAATGTATGAAATGTTCCTGGGCCCATTGGAACAAAGCAAACCGTGGAACACAAATGGTATTGCTGGTGTATCTAACTTTTTAAGAAAGCTTTGGAAACTGTATCATAACAATGGTAAATTTGAAGTAAGTAATGAAGCTGCAACAAAATCTGAATTAAAAACACTTCATAAAACAATAAAAAAAGTTCAGGAAGATATTGAAAAATTTTCGTTCAATACTTCTGTGAGTACATTCATGATTTGTGTGAATGAATTAACGGAACAAAAATGCAATAAACGTGAAGTGCTTGAGCCTTTAGCAATCATACTTTCTCCTTATGCACCACACATTGCAGAAGAATTATGGCAGTTGCTTGGTCACAACACCACTGTTTCCGGTGCAACCTTCCCACAATGGAATGAAATGTACTTAATAGAAAACGAATTTGATTATCCGGTTTCTGTAAATGGAAAAACAAGATTTAAAATTCAGTTACCTTTAAGTATTGGCAAGGAAGAAATAGAAAAACAAGTGATGGCTTCAGCAGAGATGCAAAAATGGACAAATGGTAATGCCCCTAAAAAAGTTATTGTAGTTCCGGGAAGAATTGTTAATGTGGTGATTTAG
- a CDS encoding cation:proton antiporter — MNHLPHLIVDLALVLLAGSATILLFKRIKQPLVLGYIIAGFLVGPHFKLFPTVIDIESIDVVAELGVIFLLFGLGLEFSFKKLMRVGGSASITAFVEIAFITIAGFLLGRWLQWSVIDSLFLGGMLASSSTTIIIKAFDELGVKTKQFARVVFGVLIVEDIVVILLMVLLSTIAVTKQIEGGEMIFIVLKLLFFLSLWFIMGIFLIPTLLKNAKKWLDDENLLILSIGLCLGMVVLAVQAGFSAELGAFIMGSILAETTSAEKVEHLTKPVKDLFGAVFFVSVGMMIDPQAIIDHKWAVVAVTLLTLFGKILSTSIGALISGQPLKQSLQVGFSMAQIGEFAFIVAALGASLKVTSDFLFPVAVGASAITTFTTPYLIKYTEPIYKQIEKLLPTRWVENLNRLSFGTQKIQSATGWKSLLAAYSRIVTINGIILLALGLLLDRFLIPYFNTIQINESVKAFAVPAISLAAGAPFIWAIVARKPNHPHYKNLWLSKKEFRTGPLLIIELTRVAIGVALIAGWALYFFKPIIALLVVLPLTLIIFRVFAIYLQRFYKKIEGRFITNISERENIEYHSTSASLNRKNSEVQSFLSPYNAHIVQLEVPANAAFIGKELWQLAWREKYGVNIVYIRRGDKIYHIPGRNQILLPFDEVGVLTTDEQIQVFKSVFESPVVDDTEHTSLDDIGVFQLTITEHHWLNGKSIRSSGIREKALGLVAGIERNGERILNPDSTMIFQTDDLVWIVGNVKRMKELKI; from the coding sequence ATGAACCACCTTCCACATCTGATTGTAGATTTAGCTCTTGTATTGTTGGCAGGATCAGCAACCATTCTGCTTTTCAAAAGAATAAAGCAGCCTCTTGTACTTGGATATATCATTGCAGGATTTTTAGTTGGTCCTCATTTCAAGCTTTTTCCAACAGTTATTGATATTGAAAGTATTGATGTTGTTGCAGAACTTGGTGTAATATTCTTGCTATTTGGATTAGGTCTTGAGTTTAGCTTTAAAAAGTTGATGAGAGTCGGTGGCTCGGCATCCATAACTGCATTTGTCGAAATTGCTTTTATAACGATTGCCGGTTTTCTATTAGGAAGATGGTTGCAGTGGTCAGTGATAGACAGTTTATTTCTTGGGGGGATGTTGGCCAGTTCGTCCACTACAATCATCATCAAAGCATTTGATGAACTTGGAGTAAAAACTAAACAATTTGCCCGTGTTGTTTTTGGGGTATTAATAGTAGAAGACATTGTAGTAATTTTACTGATGGTATTACTTTCTACTATTGCTGTAACAAAGCAAATTGAAGGTGGTGAAATGATTTTTATTGTCCTCAAACTCTTGTTCTTTCTTTCACTGTGGTTTATCATGGGTATTTTCTTGATTCCAACATTACTGAAAAATGCAAAGAAGTGGTTAGACGATGAGAATTTGTTAATACTCTCCATTGGGCTTTGCTTGGGAATGGTTGTACTAGCTGTACAGGCAGGTTTTTCTGCCGAACTAGGGGCATTTATAATGGGAAGTATCCTGGCAGAAACCACTTCCGCTGAAAAAGTAGAACACCTTACCAAACCAGTGAAAGATTTGTTTGGCGCAGTCTTTTTTGTGTCAGTAGGTATGATGATAGACCCGCAAGCCATCATTGATCATAAATGGGCAGTAGTTGCAGTAACTCTTCTTACACTTTTTGGAAAAATTTTAAGTACTTCAATAGGTGCATTAATTTCAGGGCAGCCATTGAAGCAATCACTTCAGGTTGGTTTTAGTATGGCGCAAATTGGAGAGTTTGCTTTTATTGTTGCTGCTTTGGGAGCATCTTTAAAAGTTACTTCTGATTTTCTCTTTCCAGTAGCAGTAGGGGCATCAGCTATCACCACATTTACCACCCCTTACCTGATAAAATATACAGAACCTATCTATAAACAGATTGAAAAATTGCTGCCTACAAGATGGGTAGAGAACTTAAACAGACTTTCATTTGGAACTCAAAAAATTCAATCAGCAACAGGATGGAAAAGTTTACTTGCAGCTTATAGTAGGATTGTGACGATAAATGGTATCATCCTCTTGGCATTAGGACTACTTTTAGATCGGTTCTTAATTCCATATTTTAACACAATTCAGATTAACGAAAGTGTCAAAGCTTTTGCTGTTCCGGCAATCTCATTGGCCGCTGGTGCTCCCTTTATTTGGGCTATTGTGGCGAGAAAGCCAAATCATCCGCACTATAAGAATTTATGGTTAAGTAAAAAAGAATTTCGCACCGGTCCATTATTAATAATTGAGTTGACACGGGTTGCAATTGGAGTTGCATTGATAGCCGGATGGGCATTGTACTTTTTTAAACCAATTATAGCACTCTTAGTAGTTTTGCCTTTAACCCTAATCATATTCAGAGTATTTGCGATATATCTTCAAAGATTTTACAAAAAAATAGAAGGAAGGTTTATTACCAATATAAGTGAAAGAGAGAACATAGAGTATCATTCTACTTCTGCCAGCTTAAACAGGAAAAATTCAGAGGTGCAAAGTTTTTTATCACCGTATAATGCACATATTGTTCAACTTGAGGTTCCTGCCAATGCTGCTTTTATCGGTAAAGAACTATGGCAACTTGCATGGAGAGAAAAATATGGTGTAAACATAGTTTACATCAGAAGGGGGGATAAAATTTATCATATTCCTGGTCGTAATCAAATATTATTACCTTTTGACGAGGTAGGCGTTTTAACTACAGATGAACAAATACAAGTGTTCAAGTCAGTCTTTGAAAGTCCGGTAGTAGATGACACAGAACATACATCACTTGATGACATTGGTGTTTTTCAATTGACAATAACTGAACATCATTGGCTCAACGGAAAATCAATTCGTAGTTCAGGCATCAGAGAAAAAGCATTAGGTCTTGTAGCAGGAATAGAAAGAAACGGAGAACGAATTTTAAATCCTGACTCAACAATGATATTTCAAACAGATGATCTAGTCTGGATTGTTGGGAATGTTAAAAGAATGAAAGAACTAAAAATTTAA
- a CDS encoding pirin family protein, producing the protein MSNISLVIEERAAEIGNFLVGRLLPFRQKRMVGPFIYIDHMGPIRMNKRSNFDILPHPHIGLSTLTYLFEGNIMHRDSIGNEIEIKPGEVNWMTAGKGIVHSERTPAALRNSEKHLHGLQIWVALPKKLEEMDPEFYHVSQNAIPCWDQDGLQIKLIAGEAFNRKSPVPVYSKLYMLEIKSNQRKKVSIGNYLFGESGLYILEGGIESEGNVFKPNQMLVTRESNLCEFNILEKSTVYIFGGEPLEEECFIDWNFVSSDRDLIAAAKIKWKEQTFEKIRGETDEFIPYPMLSAK; encoded by the coding sequence ATGTCAAACATCAGTTTAGTAATAGAAGAAAGAGCTGCAGAAATCGGAAATTTTTTGGTTGGCCGATTGCTCCCATTTCGACAGAAACGAATGGTTGGACCGTTTATCTATATTGATCATATGGGTCCGATTAGAATGAATAAGCGAAGCAATTTTGATATTCTACCTCATCCACATATAGGCCTTTCAACACTAACATATTTATTTGAAGGCAATATTATGCATCGCGACTCTATAGGTAACGAGATAGAAATAAAACCCGGGGAGGTCAATTGGATGACTGCCGGTAAAGGAATAGTTCATTCCGAACGAACACCGGCAGCACTACGCAATTCTGAAAAGCACTTGCATGGTCTTCAAATTTGGGTGGCATTGCCAAAAAAATTGGAAGAAATGGATCCTGAGTTCTATCATGTTTCTCAAAATGCAATTCCATGCTGGGATCAGGATGGTCTTCAAATCAAATTAATTGCAGGCGAAGCATTCAATCGAAAATCTCCTGTACCTGTTTATAGTAAGCTATACATGTTAGAAATAAAAAGTAATCAAAGAAAGAAAGTTTCTATAGGAAATTATTTGTTTGGAGAGTCTGGTTTATACATTCTCGAAGGGGGCATTGAAAGCGAAGGTAATGTTTTTAAGCCCAATCAAATGTTGGTGACGAGAGAAAGCAACTTGTGCGAATTCAATATTCTTGAAAAAAGTACAGTTTATATTTTCGGGGGTGAACCACTTGAGGAAGAGTGTTTCATTGACTGGAATTTTGTTTCATCAGACAGAGATTTAATAGCAGCAGCTAAAATTAAATGGAAGGAACAAACTTTTGAAAAAATACGTGGCGAGACGGATGAATTCATACCTTATCCTATGCTTTCTGCAAAATAA
- a CDS encoding response regulator: protein MSKSSTTIFIIDDDPMMQSMLKDHLSAMSNFTIHTFATGEEALASGQLVPDIVFLDYNLDSKIANAMDGIDVLREIKSKYPATEVVMLSGQDKIEVAVDTMKYGAFDYIVKGESAFYRAEKTVFNLFKLSQLKRNAGMYKVLTITFGVAFLIMIILVIILISKGMISDHVGWF from the coding sequence ATGTCAAAAAGCTCAACAACAATATTTATCATTGATGATGACCCAATGATGCAAAGTATGCTTAAAGATCATCTGTCGGCAATGTCAAACTTTACCATTCACACTTTTGCTACAGGTGAAGAGGCATTGGCTTCTGGCCAGCTGGTTCCTGATATAGTTTTCCTTGATTACAACCTCGATTCTAAAATTGCCAATGCTATGGATGGAATAGATGTTTTAAGAGAGATAAAGTCAAAATATCCTGCCACAGAAGTTGTTATGCTTTCCGGTCAGGATAAAATTGAAGTGGCAGTGGACACCATGAAATATGGGGCATTCGACTATATTGTAAAAGGCGAAAGCGCATTCTATCGTGCAGAAAAGACAGTTTTCAATCTTTTTAAACTGTCGCAATTGAAACGGAATGCCGGTATGTACAAGGTTTTAACAATAACTTTTGGTGTAGCCTTTCTGATTATGATTATTTTGGTTATCATTCTAATAAGTAAAGGGATGATTTCTGATCATGTGGGTTGGTTTTAG
- a CDS encoding Hpt domain-containing protein has product MEKVTNLDFIKGFSKGDMSRVKKYIMMYIHSADEEMPVIEKSFQEKDYKKLKTSSHTLKSIAGYMGMDHAQQLLKKIEDSASNESVTEQMSQDIAMLKEMITLSKAELKAFIDQN; this is encoded by the coding sequence ATGGAAAAAGTGACCAACCTCGATTTTATTAAGGGATTCAGTAAAGGCGATATGAGCCGTGTAAAAAAGTATATCATGATGTATATACATAGCGCTGATGAAGAAATGCCTGTTATAGAAAAATCTTTTCAAGAGAAAGATTATAAGAAGTTAAAAACGTCTTCTCATACCCTAAAGTCAATTGCCGGTTATATGGGAATGGACCATGCACAACAACTGTTAAAAAAGATTGAAGACAGTGCGTCAAATGAGAGTGTTACTGAGCAGATGTCTCAGGATATTGCAATGCTGAAGGAGATGATAACTTTATCAAAAGCTGAACTAAAAGCATTTATAGATCAAAATTAA
- a CDS encoding acyl transferase — protein sequence MWITNFISSAVTSIFETQLDFENTALESFRFQAQNNAVYRDYLKLLNVNPQKIESVNSIPFLPINFYKTKKIVTGNVDSSTIVFSSSRTTGSEPSLHYVNDISLYEKAFTETFNQFYKNADQWCILALLPSYLDREGSSLVYMCKHLIDKTGKKSSGFYLNDFRKLADTITVNEQKGIKTLLIGVSFALLDFAHAHPMPLKNTVIMETGGMKGRRKEMIRQELHNILTEAFHLKTIHSEYGMTELLSQAYSSGNGIFHCPPWMKVFVRDNNDPLSESLPGQGGINIIDLANINSCCFIATQDIGRVYADGTFEILGRFDNAEVRGCNLLFE from the coding sequence ATGTGGATAACTAACTTTATTTCTTCTGCCGTGACTTCTATTTTTGAAACGCAATTAGATTTTGAAAACACAGCACTTGAAAGTTTTAGATTTCAGGCGCAAAACAATGCCGTTTATCGAGACTATCTTAAATTGTTAAACGTCAATCCACAGAAGATAGAAAGTGTTAATAGCATTCCTTTCTTGCCAATAAATTTTTATAAGACAAAAAAAATAGTTACCGGAAATGTTGACTCAAGTACTATAGTTTTTTCTAGCAGCCGAACTACAGGATCAGAGCCATCACTGCATTATGTAAACGATATTTCATTATACGAAAAGGCTTTTACAGAAACTTTTAATCAGTTTTATAAAAACGCAGACCAATGGTGTATTTTAGCTTTATTACCATCTTATTTGGATCGCGAAGGATCATCATTGGTATATATGTGTAAACATCTTATTGACAAAACAGGAAAGAAAAGCAGCGGATTTTATCTGAATGATTTCAGAAAATTAGCAGACACCATCACTGTCAATGAACAAAAAGGAATTAAAACTTTACTAATCGGTGTTAGTTTTGCCTTACTTGACTTTGCCCATGCACATCCAATGCCACTAAAAAACACAGTCATTATGGAAACAGGTGGTATGAAAGGCCGCAGAAAGGAAATGATCCGGCAGGAACTGCATAACATCTTGACTGAGGCATTTCATCTGAAAACAATTCATTCAGAGTATGGAATGACAGAACTGCTTTCGCAGGCCTATAGTAGTGGTAACGGCATTTTCCATTGCCCACCCTGGATGAAAGTTTTTGTGCGCGACAACAACGACCCGCTATCAGAAAGTTTACCCGGACAAGGCGGAATCAACATCATTGATCTTGCAAATATTAACAGTTGTTGTTTTATTGCAACACAAGACATTGGAAGGGTTTATGCTGATGGGACTTTCGAAATTCTCGGTAGGTTCGATAATGCAGAAGTCCGTGGATGTAATCTTTTATTTGAATAA
- the nadB gene encoding L-aspartate oxidase produces MTKTDFLVIGSGIAGLSFALKAANHGKVTIITKANEDESNTKYAQGGIAAVLPETKDDSLEHHVQDTLSCGAGLCDEKIVRLVVAESGERIKELIAWGTEFDKNKSGSFDLAMEGGHSAHRVLHHKDITGLEIETKLLQQIHQHPNITLHTHLFAVDIITQHHMGVIVKRNTPGITCYGAYILNTKTGKVETILSKVTVMATGGAGHVYKTTTNPVIATGDGIAMTYRAMGKVNGMEFIQFHPTALYHPGTYPSFLISEAVRGFGAVLRNIDGKEFMQQYDERGSLAPRDIVARAIDSEMKKSGDDYVWLDCTKLNMTEFKKHFPNIYSRCLSLGIDVAKECIPVAPAQHYLCGGIKVDEFGQSSIQHLYAIGECSSTGLHGGNRLASNSLLEAVVFAHRAYVHASERLEFIHYNEHIPEWNAVSPRDAAEMVLITQSRKELQEIMSNYVGIFRSDMRLKRALERTRLLYEETEDLYNRWEISPRICELRNLINVAYLIIKAAMGRTENKGLHFNVDN; encoded by the coding sequence ATGACAAAGACCGATTTTTTGGTGATAGGCAGTGGAATAGCAGGACTTAGTTTTGCCTTAAAAGCTGCCAATCATGGTAAGGTAACCATCATCACCAAGGCTAATGAAGATGAGTCGAACACTAAATACGCCCAAGGAGGCATTGCAGCCGTTTTACCCGAGACTAAAGATGACTCTTTAGAACATCATGTTCAGGACACATTAAGTTGTGGTGCGGGATTGTGTGATGAGAAAATTGTACGCTTGGTTGTTGCCGAAAGTGGCGAACGTATAAAAGAACTTATTGCCTGGGGAACAGAGTTTGACAAAAATAAAAGCGGCAGTTTTGACTTAGCCATGGAAGGTGGACATTCTGCACATCGTGTTTTACATCATAAAGACATTACCGGACTTGAAATTGAAACCAAACTTCTTCAGCAGATTCATCAGCATCCAAACATCACATTACATACACATCTTTTTGCGGTTGACATTATTACGCAACATCACATGGGTGTCATTGTAAAAAGAAACACACCCGGAATTACCTGTTATGGCGCATATATTTTAAATACTAAAACCGGTAAGGTAGAAACTATTCTTTCAAAAGTTACAGTGATGGCAACGGGTGGAGCAGGACATGTTTATAAAACTACTACCAACCCCGTAATTGCAACCGGTGATGGCATTGCTATGACCTATCGTGCCATGGGAAAAGTAAATGGTATGGAATTTATTCAGTTTCATCCAACGGCATTGTATCATCCCGGAACCTATCCTTCATTTTTAATTTCAGAGGCTGTACGTGGTTTTGGAGCAGTGTTGCGCAATATTGACGGGAAAGAATTTATGCAGCAATATGATGAGCGTGGATCACTTGCACCACGCGATATCGTTGCCCGTGCTATTGATAGCGAGATGAAAAAAAGCGGTGACGATTATGTTTGGCTCGATTGTACTAAATTAAATATGACGGAATTTAAAAAACATTTCCCAAACATTTACAGCCGTTGCCTGTCATTAGGCATTGATGTTGCTAAAGAATGCATACCTGTGGCTCCGGCACAACATTATTTGTGTGGAGGAATAAAAGTTGATGAGTTTGGGCAGTCGTCTATTCAACATCTTTATGCTATTGGAGAGTGTTCGTCAACAGGTCTGCACGGAGGAAATCGTCTGGCATCAAATTCATTGCTCGAAGCTGTTGTGTTTGCTCACCGTGCTTATGTGCATGCCTCAGAACGTTTGGAGTTTATTCATTATAACGAACACATTCCGGAGTGGAATGCCGTGTCACCACGTGATGCAGCAGAAATGGTGCTGATTACGCAAAGCCGCAAAGAGTTGCAGGAAATTATGAGTAATTATGTTGGTATATTCAGAAGCGATATGCGACTGAAACGGGCACTTGAACGTACACGTCTTCTATACGAAGAAACAGAGGACCTTTATAACAGATGGGAAATTTCTCCTCGTATTTGCGAATTGCGCAATCTCATCAATGTAGCCTATCTGATTATCAAAGCTGCAATGGGAAGGACGGAGAATAAAGGGCTGCACTTTAATGTGGATAACTAA
- a CDS encoding NifU family protein → MSTRNHQVYAELTPNPNSVKFVADRLLLFEGTVEYKSKAEAIDCPIAYQLFDFTGIKSVFITANFITITKEADIDWYEITNILREFIKGFLNSGEKLFLKNPVQETEAVKEPVTSAILTPQEKHPMQNNAESAIIEDKIKNMLDEFVRPAVEGDGGAIDFKSFKDGVVTVVLKGSCSGCPSSTLTLKAGIENLLKRMIPEVSEVMAEAE, encoded by the coding sequence ATGTCAACTAGAAATCATCAGGTTTATGCCGAGTTAACACCCAATCCTAACAGCGTTAAGTTTGTTGCCGATAGGTTGTTGCTTTTTGAAGGTACTGTTGAATATAAATCAAAAGCAGAAGCAATAGATTGCCCCATAGCCTATCAGTTGTTTGACTTTACCGGAATTAAGTCTGTTTTTATAACTGCAAATTTTATTACCATAACGAAAGAAGCCGATATTGATTGGTATGAAATTACCAATATCCTGCGTGAGTTTATTAAAGGCTTTCTGAACAGTGGTGAAAAATTATTTCTTAAAAACCCTGTTCAGGAAACTGAAGCAGTTAAAGAGCCTGTTACTTCAGCTATATTAACTCCACAGGAAAAACACCCCATGCAAAATAATGCAGAGTCTGCAATCATTGAAGATAAAATTAAAAATATGCTCGATGAGTTTGTGAGACCGGCAGTAGAAGGTGATGGCGGTGCCATAGATTTTAAATCGTTTAAAGATGGTGTTGTCACTGTTGTTTTAAAAGGCTCATGCAGTGGTTGTCCTTCATCAACATTAACACTGAAAGCAGGAATTGAAAATTTATTAAAACGAATGATTCCGGAAGTATCGGAAGTGATGGCCGAAGCTGAATAG